From the Candidatus Binataceae bacterium genome, the window CGATTCCTCGCGCTGCGCGCAGCCTACTCAAACCTGCAAGCGGGCGGGCGCTCGGCTGATGGCAGCCCAGTGGTCCCGGGCGAGAGCCTCGCCGAAGCGCGTGAGCGCGGAATAACGCGCGGTCCGTGGTGGGGCATCCCCGCGGCCAACACACTCGATCGCGCGACCGCGATGCTGCCGAAGTTGCTATACGAGCGGATGGATGAACTCGGACTCGACTATTCGGTTCTCTATACCACGCTCGGATTTACCCTGATCGAAATCGAGGACGAGGAGCTGCGGCGCGCCTCTTGTCGCGCCTTAAATCGCATGCGTGCGGACATGACGGCCGGATTTGGCGATCGCCTCACGGCCGCTGCGGTCATTCCGATGCATACGCCGCAGGAGGCGATCGCAGAGCTCGAATTCGCGGTTGGGGAACTCGGCATGAAAAGCGCGATGATGGCGAGCTTCGTCAAACGGCCGATCCCGAGCATCGCGCGAAAATATCCTGCCGCCGCCCAGTCCGCTTACACTCTCGATGTATACGGAATCGACAGCGATTACGATTACGATCCGTTTTGGGCCAAGTGCCAGGAGCTCGGCATCGCACCGACCTTTCATTCGCTCGGCTATACCTGGGGCAGCCGCCAGTCCTACAGCAATTACGTTTACAATCACGTCGGCAGTTTTGCCGCGAGTGCAGAGGCCATCTGCAAGGGTCTCTTGTTGGGGGGCGTGCCGCTACGTTTCCCCAAACTACGCTTCGGGTTCCTCGAAGGCGGGGTGGCCTGGGCGGTTATCTGCTATTGCGACTTGATCAGTCACTGGCATAAGCGCAACGGCAAGGCGATGCGCGAGTCGCTCGATCCCGCGCTGGTCGACCAAAACCTCCTCGCCAGCCTGGTGGCGCATTATGCGCGGCGTCAGACCGATGGCGACCTGCGGATGCTTCGGGGTTTAGGCGCCGTCCCGGCCGGAACGATTTCCTCAGATATCCCGCTCGACGAGTTCGGAAAGAGCGGTATCCAATCAGCCGAAGACCTCCGCAAAATTTTCACCGAGAAGTTTTACTTCGGCTGCGAGGGCGATGACCCGCTCAATGCGATGGCCTTCAACGCGCGCGGGATTCCATTCGATGCTCGGCTTAGGCCGCTCTATGGCTCCGACATCGGTCATTGGGATGTACCCGATATGGCGAAGATTGCCGAGGAAACTTACGAACTCGTAGAGCACGGAATAATTAATGAAGAAGCTTTGCGCGCATTTGTGTTTGATAACGCGGTTACATTCTGGACCGCGAATAATCCTGATTTTTTCAAAAACACAATAGTGGAACGAGCCGTCGGCCGCAGGCGCGCCGAGCTGCTCGGCTCGAATTGATCTTTTGGCGAAGTTTCGGCCCTTATTTCGTCAACTCGACACGCGCCGCCGGTTCACTATCCAGCGACGGTATGGAGGGCCTGAGATCGAGCACCGGAGTGCGTCGAGCTTGCATATCCAGTCCGGGAGGATAGGATATGCGGAATATGAAGGATAGGCAGCTTCATCAGAGCCATCCGGAGATCCTCAAGCGCCTGCACCGCGCGGAGGGCCACCTGCGCAGCATCTGCACGATGATCGAGGAGGGCCGCCCCTGCCTCGACGTGACACAGCAGCTCCATGCCGTCGAGAAGGCGATTTGCCAGGCGAAGCGTACCCTCATCCAGGACCACGTCGGCCAGTGTCTCGAACGGGCGATGGGACCGATGCAGCGTGAGCAGCGTCAATCGCTGGCCGAGTTCAGCGAGATCACCAAGTATCTATGAGCGCTGCGGCGCCTCAAGTTTCGGCGGCCCTCTTAATCACCGCGGTCGGCGCGGTTGGCGTGCTGCACACGATGGTGCCCGACCATTGGCTGCCGATCACCGTGCTGGCGCGCCGCGAGGACTGGACACTGGGCGAAACCGCCGGGGTCGCGCTACGGGCGGGGATCGGGCACGTCAGCTCGACGCTTGCGATCGCCGCGATCGCCTGGATCGCCGGGGTTGCCGCTGCGCGGCGCTTTGGCGGGCTCGTCGATATGCTGGCGGGCCTGGCGCTGATTGGCTTCGGCGCGTGGATCGCACTGGCGGCCTGGCGCGAGCAACGAGCCGGAGAGCCGACTCCGCCCGACCCGTCCCGCTCCCAGGATCATCAACAGAAGAGCAAAGAGCTCCGGAAGTCGCGTACCGCGCTGATTCTGATCCTGGGCTCCTCGCCGATGGTCGAAGGCATCCCGGCATTTTTTGCGGCGGCCAAATACGGCGCCGCACTGGTGCTCACGATGAGCGTGGTTTTTGGGGCCGCGACGATCATGACCTATGTCGTGCTCTGTGTCGGCTCGATTGTCGGCTTGAAGCGCGTGAGCCGGGGCCGCTTCGAGCGCTATGGCGAGGTCTGGAGCGGCGGTTTTATCGCGCTGGTCGGATTCGTATTTTTAGCCTGGCCGGTACTGTAGCGAGGTCATTTTGCGCTAGTCTGCCGCGGAAGAGGTAGCACGATGAGTCAGGCTAGCGATGCGATCGCGGGCGCAGAAACTACCCGTTTCGAAGGCCGGGAGAACGCGACGCGGCCCTTCACCGGCGCCGAGTTCCTCGCGAGCCTGCGCGATTCGCGCGAGGTCTGGATCTATGGCGAGCGGGTCAAGGATGTCACCGCGCATCCGGCCTTTCGCAACTCGGCGCGTATGCTCGCGCGGATGTATGACGCTCTGCACGATCCGGCCCGCCAAGGGCTGCTGACCTGCCCGACCGATACCGGCAACGGCGGCTTCACGCAGAAGTTTTTCCGCGTCCCGCGCGATACTGCCGAACTGGTCGCGAGTCGCGATGCGATCGTGGAATGGGCGCGGATCTCCTATGGCTGGATGGGCCGCTCGCCCGATTACAAGGCCAGCCTGACCGGCACGCTCGGCGCCAATACTGACTACTACGCGCCGTATCAAAAGAACGCCCTGAACTGGTATCGCAAAGTGCAGGAGCGCTGTCTGTTCCTGAATCACGCGATCATCAATCCTCCCGTCGACAAGAGCCGCCCGCCCGGCGACGTGATGGATGTCTACGTCCATGTCGAAAAGGAGACCGACGCCGGCGTGATCGTCAGCGGGGCCAAGGTGGTGGCGACCGGCTCCGCCCTCACTCACAGCAACTTCATCGGCTATTACGGGCCAACGCCGCTGGGGCGGCCCGAGATGGCGCTGTTCGCGATGATCCCGATGGACACGCCGGGCGTAAAGCTGATCTGCCGTCCGTCATACGAACTTGCCGCGGCGACGATGGGCAGTCCGTTCGACTATCCGCTCTCCTCACGCGTGGACGAAAACGACGCGATCTTCATCATGGACAAGGTGTTGGTGCCGTGGGAAAACCTCTTCGTTTATCGCGACCTGGAGAAGGCCAACGGTTTTTTCCCGGCCTCCGGTTTTACTCCGCGCTTCACGCTGCACGGCTGTACGCGGCTCGCGGTCAAGCTCGATTTTCTCGCCGGGCTGATCCTGAAAGCCGCCGAAGCGATCGGTTCCATCGATACGCGCCCGGCGCAGGTGCAGGTCGGCGAGGTGCTGGCCTGGCGCAATATCTTCTGGGGCTTGTCGGATGCGATGGTGAAATCGCCCGAGCCCTGGGTTAACGGCGCCGTGCAGCCGAACCTCAATTACGGTATGGCCTATCGGTTTTTGGCGACGATCGCCTATCCACGAATCAAGGAGATCGCCGAACAGACGATCTCGAGCGGCCTGATCTATCTCAATTCGCACGCGATCGATTTCAAGACGCCGGAGCTGCGACCCTACCTCGACAAGTACCTGCGCGGCTCGAACGGCTATGACGCAGTCGAACGGGTCAAACTCTTGAAGTTGCTCTGGGATGCGGTCGGGAGCGAATTCGGCGGGCGGCACGAATTATACGAACGCAACTATGCCGGCAATTACGAGAATATTCGGCTCGAGAATCTGCCGACCGCGGTTGCGACCGGTGATGCGGCGAAACTTAAAGCGTTTGTTGAGAGTTTCATGGCCGAGTACGACCTCGACGGCTGGGTCGCCCCGGACTTGATCAACCCGTCAGATGTCAACCGTGTCGGGCTTGGCCGCGGGTCGAAGCGTTAGTCCTTGGGCAAGCCGAGGACGCGCTCGCCGATGATGTCGCGCTGAATCTGATTGACGCCTGCGTCTCGCGTATCGCTCGCCACGCCCGCTTAGCCGCCGCAGCCACTTCCGCTGCTTCTCTTGCGTGGGGCGAGCTTACGGCAATCCGCGCGCCTCGCTGGTAAGATGCCTTCAAATGAGACGACACTGGCGTTTTGCTGCATACGTGATGGTGGTGGTTCTGCTTTCTGCGGCGGCTTGTAGCACGAGACGCTCGCTCGGGGACAAGATGCAGAGTTGGGTAGGCCAGCCTCGCGATAGCTTAATCCAAAAGTGGGGACCGCCTGACAGGGAGACCCTGCTTGAAAACGGGGTACGGGTCTGCTCTACGGTCAAGAGAGCGCAGGCGGCTACACCGGGGGTAACGCAAGACTCTTCGGGGGCAGGTACGCGGCCGGGACGTGTAAAATGATCTTTAATTTAGACCGCGTGGGCATCATCCGATCGTGGTCATATTACGGCCTTTGTCGCCGAAACTCTGGATCATCGGCAGCGGCAGTCCCACTAGAATAGTCCGCGGATTTTTTGTGATGATCTACGTCACGAAGCGCTAGCCCTTGGGTAATCCCAGGACGCGCTCACCGATGATGTTGTGTTGAATCTGATTGGTGCCGGCCGCGATCGTGCCGCCGCGGGCGCTCAGCATCCGGTAGAGCCAGCGCCCCTCGTCGAGCGCCAGCGGCGCCTTGAACTCCATCTGACTGAAGGGGCCGAGCAGCTCCATCGCAAACATCTCTATGCGCAGATTCAACTCGGTTGCGCATAACTTCATGATCGAGCCCTCCGAGCGGGGCGGTAAACCGCGCAGCCGCCGCGTCAGTTGGCGCAGATTGGTGTAGCGGAGGGCCTCGGCTTCACACTTGAACTGCGCGAGCTTCTGCCGCACGCTGGCGTCCTTCGACGCCGGATGGCCGTCGCGATCGATGCGCGTCGCGAGCGCGGCCAACTCATCGACCACCGCGATAAGCGGCTGGCCGCCGCCGCCGACGCCCCGCTCGAACATCAGGGTGGCGATCGCGACCTGCCAGCCCTGATTCTTTTCACCAACCAGCAATTTCTTGGGCGTGCGCACGTCGTCGAAGAAAACCTCGTTGAAGCCCGTCGCGCCGCTCATCTGCACCAGCGGACGCACTGTGATGCCGGGCGTCTTCATATCGACGAGGATATAGCTGATCCCGCGATGCTTGGGCGCCGCGGGATCGGTCCGGCACAAGACGAAAGCCCAGTCGGCATATTGCGCCTGCGAGGTCCAGATCTTCTGCCCGTTGATGCGGAAGTAATCGCCGTCCTCGACCGCGCGGGTTTGCAGCGAGGCGAGATCGGAGCCGGAGTTCGGCTCGGAATAGCCCTGGCACCAGACTTCGGCGCCGCTGATGATCTTCGGCACGAAACGCTTTTTCTGCTCCTCGGTCCCCCACTGCATAAGGGTAGGCCCAACCAACGACGGACCCGAGCCGATGAAGGGCAGGGGCGCGTTAACCCGCTGCAGCTCCTCGTGGTAGATGACCGTCTTGAGGATACTCAGGCCGCGGCCCCCGAACTCGCGCGGCCAATCGACGCAGGTCCATCCGCCCGCCGCGAGCTTGCGGAACCATCCGAGCTTGCGGCGGAAATCGTCCTCGTCCTGCTCGAAGCCGCCGGCCAACGATTGGATCTGGTCGTGAGGGGCATTGACCGCGAGCCACGCGCGCAACTCTTGCCGAAACGCCTCATCCTCGTCGCTGTAGTTGAAATCCATAGGTCACCATTAGCATTCATCACCGGATTTGTCCGCGCGGCCCTTGATGATCCGTCAAGTCGAGTGCCGGTCGATCATTTCCCCTATTCGTGATTGAGGATTCGCCGATGAGCTCGAACTCCAACGGCGACTTGATGAGTCATCAAGAGGCCAATGCGTTGATGACTAAGCGCGCATAAGGGCGTATCCGTCTAGAGAGTGGTATGGCGGAATTCGGCAAGTTCGAGCTGGGTCTGGAAGGGCCGCTTGATTTTGCGCAGACGCTCGCGGGCTTTCGGCGTTCGGGTGACGACCTGCTTGATCGTTGGGACGGCGAATGGCTGTTGCGGACGATCCGGCTTGATCGTGATTCGACCGCTTATGCTGCGCGCGTTGTGGGAACGATCGCGGCGCCCCGGCTCGAAGTCGTCGTCGAGCGGGAAGCTCACGCGGGAAAAGTGCTCAGGGCGATCAAGCGATCCTTTCCGCAGACCTCGCCTGAATTCGCGAACCTCTGTGCACGCGACCCAGTAATTGAACGGCTCGCGCGAAAACACTACGGCTTCCGTCCTGTCCTGCATCCTGAATTAATCGTGGCGCTGATCCGCTGTATCAGTGCGCAACAAGTGAACTTGCGCTGGGCCGCGACGACCCGGCGGCGGCTCGCCGAGCGCTACGGGCGACCGCATGAAATTGCAGGAAACGTCGTCTATAGCCTCGATGCGCAGGTGCTCGCGAATGCCGAGGTTGCAGATGTTCGCGCGTTGCAGTTCACGACGCGCAAGGCCGAATACATCGTCAATACGGCGCGCGCGATCGCTGCGGGCGAACTCGATCTCGAGCGCTTAAGCGCGCTGCCGGACGACGAGGTACTCGCGCGTATCGTTGCGATAAGAGGCCTGGGTGTTTGGACGGCCGAGTGGATACTCGCGCGAACGCTCGGACGTCCGCGCATATCGGCGTGCGATCTCGGCGTGCGCAAAGCCCTGGGCAAGGCCTACTTTGGCGGGCCGATCGCGTCGTCCGACCAGGTACGGCAGGCGACCGCGCACTGGGGCGGCGCGACGGGCTTTGCGCAGGAATTGCTGCTCTACGCGCAGCACGAAAAGACTCTCGATCATGCGACGAACGATTCGCCAGTGCTCGGCGCGGGCGTCCGATAATGCTTAAAAGAAAAGCTCGTATCAGTAGTGAAATGGGTGCGGCGGCGCGGCGTACCGGACCGCGCCGCCGCACCCATTTTGGCGGATGCGCTAACTCTTCGGCCGGACGAAATTCGGCTTGCGCTTCTCGATGAAAGCCTTGACCGCTTCTTCGTGATCGGCGGTTTTGAAGGTCATCATTTCATAAGCCAGGCCTGCGTCCATGATCAGATTAGCCTGATCCTTGAGCCACTTGTTCACTGCGAGCTTGCTTCCGCGAATCGCCCAGGTGGGACCGTCAGCCAGCTCCTGCGCGAGTTCGCGCGCCTTGCTCATGACCTGTTCCGGCGCCACCGCATAATTGACCATGCCGATGCGTCCGGCTTCAGCGCCATTGATGAAGTTCCCGCGCATCAGAAACTCTTTGGCGCGATGCGGTCCGATGAGCAGCGGCCAGATGACGGCGCCGCCGTCACCGGCGACGACGCCGATCTTGACGTGGGTATCGGCGAAGCGCGCCTTCTCCGAGACGACCGTGATGTCGGAGAGCAGCGCCAGCGTGGCGCCCAGCCCGATCGCGTCGCCATTAATGGCGCCGATAATCGGCTGCTCGACGTCGAGCATATTCTCGACCAGGCGGCGTCCATTCGCGGCCGCGATCGGCCCACGTCCGCGCCCACGCCCGATCTTGCCGGAGGCGCCGACGAAGCTGCCTTCTGCCATTCCCTTGATGTCGCCGCCGGCGCAGAACGCGCGCCCCGCGCCGGTGAAGACGATCGCATTGACGTCGTTGTCGGCAGCAAGATCGAGCCAGACCTGTTCAAGTTCATGATGCAGCGGGGTGTTGACCGCGTTGAGCCGGTCGGCCCGGTTGATAGTTAGTGTGGCGACGCGCTCGACCACTTCGACCCTCAGAAATTCATAATCGCTGTAATCGCCTGGCATGATTTGCGTCCTCCTCGGTTTCCCGATCCTATATAACGACTCGCCGCCGGATAGCTAACGCGGGCAAGCCGAATACGCTATGTTGCAAAAACGGAGGCGCACGATGGCATCGGGGATCACACGTTTTGCGGGGAAGGTCGCGATTGTAACGGGCGCGGCGCAGGGGATCGGACGCGCGATCGCAACGCGGCTTGCGGATGAAGGCGCGAGCGTCGCGATCGCAGACATTCAGGAAGCGGCCGCGGCCGCGACCGCAGAGGAGCTCAAGGCCGCAGGCTATGTGGCTATGTCCGTCAAGCTCGACGTCACGAGCCTCGAGAGCGCGTTGGCTACGGCCGAGCGCGTCGCCGCGGAATTCGGCGGGATCGACGTTCTGGTCAACAACGCCGGTTGGGACAAGGTCGAGCCGTTCCTCCAGAGCACGCCGGACACCTGGGACAAGGTGATCGCGATCAATTTTCGCGGCGTTATCCATTGCTGCAAGGCGGTGATTCCGAAATTGCAGGCGCGCGGCGGCGGCAAGATCGTTTCGACGGCGTCAGATGCTGGGCGCGTGGGTTCCACCGGCGAGGCGGTCTATTCCGGATGCAAGGCCGGGATTATCGGATTTTCGAAAACGCTCGCGCGCGAGCTCGCCCGCTACGGCATCAATGTTAATGTGATCTGCCCCGGACCGACCGAAACCGCGTTGTTGCACAGTGCGATGGAAGGCCAACCGAAAGTGCTGGAGGCGATGAAGCGCGGGATTCCGCTGCGACGTCTCGGACAGCCTGAGGATCTGGCTGGCGCTGTGGCGTTTCTCGCCTCGCGCGACGCGGATTATATGACCGGCCAGGTGCTGAGCGTGAGCGGCGGACTCACCATGACCGGCTGATGCGAGCGTTCGGCTGATCCGCGCATCTGGACAATCTCCAAGCGAAACTTTGTCGACGAAAGGAATAGCGAAATGGCTTCGACACAAAAACTCGACCTCGAAAAAGCCAAGCACGTTGCACAGACGGTGGTTGGCGACGTCGCGACGGTCGTGCACGGCGCGCTTTGCTACATCGGCGATCGCACGGGACTGTTCAAGGCGATGATGAATGCCGGCCCGCTGACCGCGGCTGCCCTCGCCTCCAAAAGCGGTTTGAGTGAACGCTACGTGCGCGAATGGCTCGGCGCGATGGCGGCGGCGCACTATGTCGAGTACGAAGCCGGCGCGGAAACCTATCTGCTCACGCCCGAATATGCGGCGGCGCTGGCTGACGACGACTCGCCGTTTTTCGTGGCCAGCTACTTCCAGATGGCGCAAGCGGCGGTGACGGTCGCGCCCAAAGTTGCCGAAGCGTTTCACAATGGCAAGGGCGTCACGCAGGCGGAATATCCACAATCGTTTTTCGAGGCTGCCGAGCGCAACTCGCGCACGCGCTACCTGCACAAGCTGCTACGGAAATGGGTGCCCGCGATGCCGCAGGTGGTCGCCGCGCTGAATTCCGGCGGCCTAGCGGCGGACGTTGGATGCGGCGGCGGACGGGCGGCAATCATGATCGCGAAGGCCTATCCGCAGGCGCGGCTGGCGGGCTACGACGTGCATGCGGAATCGATCGAGCGGGCGCGGCGCAACGCCGCGGCCGAGGGTGTCGCCGACCGCGTGACCTTCGAGGTCGGCAACGGCGCAAACCTGCCGGCCGGCGCCTTCGATTTCGTCGCGACCTTTGACGTGGTGCATGATGCCGTCGATCCTGCCGGCCTGATGGCGGGCATCCGGCGGTCGCTTAAAGCGGACGGCACCTACCTGGTGCAGGAAGTGAACGTCTCCGAGAAAGTTGGCGAGAATCTTCGCCCGATGGGCAAGATGATCTACTCGGTCAGCACGCTCTATTGCATGACGACTTCGTTGGCCCACGGTGGCGCGGGCATCGGCACGGCGATGGGTGAAGCCAAGGCGCGCGAGCTGGCGACCGGGGCGGGCTTCTCACGCTTCACCCGATTACCGGTCAACGATGACTTCGCAGTGCTCTATGAGTTGCGTCCGTGATCGATTGATTGTCGAGCGGCGAAGCAGTTGGATGAGAATCTTGACAAGCGCGCGGATGCCGCGCTTCATGAAACACGGGTAGTGACTGTTTGCCCGCGCGCGGATCGCGAGCGGCGCTGCGCCTCAGGAGGAGAGCATGGAGGCTCCGCCAGGACTCAAGTACTCGAAAGAGCACGAATGGGTCTCGACTGGTGATACGGTGGTGACCGTCGGGATTACCGATCACGCTCAGGAGCAGCTCGGCGAGATCGTTTCGGTTGAACTGCCGGCCGTCGGCGACAAGATCAGCAAGGATGATCCCTTCGGGGTAATTGAATCGGTCAAGGCGGTGTCGGATATCTTCGCGCCGGTCAGCGGAACCGTGCTCGAAGTCAACGAAGACTTGCCCGAGAGCCCCGAGGTGGTCAACGAAGATCCCTATGGGGACGGTTGGCTGATCAAGATAAGGGTGAGCGACCCGGCGGACTTCGAAGACCTGTTGGACAGCGAGGAATATGAGGAGCTGATCGCGCAGGAGAGCGAAGCGTGATTGCGGCGAACTGCTGGAGGACGCGCGCAGCGGCGCTCACGCCCCGTTCGACGCGCCCTCTGCCGGGTTGAGCGGCTGTGCTCCGGTTACTGCGAGTTCGAAGTTGCGCGCGCTCACGGGCGGGTCGAGAAAGACTATCACGAAGCGGCTGTGTTCCGAGCTTTCGAGCGTGAAATCCTTGAGCGGCGGCTGCCGCTGAAAAAACTCGATCTCGTGCGCGGTCATCTGGCCAATCTCGGCCGTGAGGTTGTTGCCGCAATAGGCGTCGCGCTGGACCACGCCGCGCGGCGTCACGATCCGCGCCGTGATCTGAATCGTGTGCAGGCTGCTCGTGCTGACATTCTCCCCTTCGCCTTCGATCACTAGTGCGGGCCGCCCGTCTTTGCTCGACTGATAGCTGGCTGTGACGTTGCGTAATGCGACCATCCGCGCGGGTGCGAGCGGCTGGGCGAAATGATCGCCCAAGATCGGGAGCCGGCCCGCCGCGTCGAGCGCTGCGGCCGGCGCGCCATGGATCGTCAAGGTAACCGCGGCGAAGCCCGCCGCGATCAGGAGAAACAGCGCCAGAAAGAAACGGGAGGAGTGAGTGACGCCGCGATTGTAGACGGGCGCCTCGGCCTCGTCGACGAAGTCGGCGGCGGGCTCATCCTCAGTGTCGAGTGATTCCTCTTCGATATCGCTGGAAGGCTCAGTTCCGATCCTGAATCCGCCGATGCGAGGGGCTGGCGGCGAATTGTCCGTCGCCAAGTCATCGCCGACTTCCCAGCGGACGATTTTTTTTGGCGCAGGCCGGGCAGCCTCGATCGCGGTCCCGGTAGTTCCGCCCAGTGGCTCCTGTCGCGGCAACGATGGCGCGGGTTCGTCACGAAAGTC encodes:
- a CDS encoding amidohydrolase family protein is translated as MTAPHASKSAQIRARLNHPIIDSDGHTIENPNVLAEYIKSESGPKTAERFLALRAAYSNLQAGGRSADGSPVVPGESLAEARERGITRGPWWGIPAANTLDRATAMLPKLLYERMDELGLDYSVLYTTLGFTLIEIEDEELRRASCRALNRMRADMTAGFGDRLTAAAVIPMHTPQEAIAELEFAVGELGMKSAMMASFVKRPIPSIARKYPAAAQSAYTLDVYGIDSDYDYDPFWAKCQELGIAPTFHSLGYTWGSRQSYSNYVYNHVGSFAASAEAICKGLLLGGVPLRFPKLRFGFLEGGVAWAVICYCDLISHWHKRNGKAMRESLDPALVDQNLLASLVAHYARRQTDGDLRMLRGLGAVPAGTISSDIPLDEFGKSGIQSAEDLRKIFTEKFYFGCEGDDPLNAMAFNARGIPFDARLRPLYGSDIGHWDVPDMAKIAEETYELVEHGIINEEALRAFVFDNAVTFWTANNPDFFKNTIVERAVGRRRAELLGSN
- a CDS encoding metal-sensing transcriptional repressor, which gives rise to MKDRQLHQSHPEILKRLHRAEGHLRSICTMIEEGRPCLDVTQQLHAVEKAICQAKRTLIQDHVGQCLERAMGPMQREQRQSLAEFSEITKYL
- a CDS encoding 4-hydroxyphenylacetate 3-hydroxylase N-terminal domain-containing protein yields the protein MSQASDAIAGAETTRFEGRENATRPFTGAEFLASLRDSREVWIYGERVKDVTAHPAFRNSARMLARMYDALHDPARQGLLTCPTDTGNGGFTQKFFRVPRDTAELVASRDAIVEWARISYGWMGRSPDYKASLTGTLGANTDYYAPYQKNALNWYRKVQERCLFLNHAIINPPVDKSRPPGDVMDVYVHVEKETDAGVIVSGAKVVATGSALTHSNFIGYYGPTPLGRPEMALFAMIPMDTPGVKLICRPSYELAAATMGSPFDYPLSSRVDENDAIFIMDKVLVPWENLFVYRDLEKANGFFPASGFTPRFTLHGCTRLAVKLDFLAGLILKAAEAIGSIDTRPAQVQVGEVLAWRNIFWGLSDAMVKSPEPWVNGAVQPNLNYGMAYRFLATIAYPRIKEIAEQTISSGLIYLNSHAIDFKTPELRPYLDKYLRGSNGYDAVERVKLLKLLWDAVGSEFGGRHELYERNYAGNYENIRLENLPTAVATGDAAKLKAFVESFMAEYDLDGWVAPDLINPSDVNRVGLGRGSKR
- a CDS encoding acyl-CoA dehydrogenase family protein, with product MDFNYSDEDEAFRQELRAWLAVNAPHDQIQSLAGGFEQDEDDFRRKLGWFRKLAAGGWTCVDWPREFGGRGLSILKTVIYHEELQRVNAPLPFIGSGPSLVGPTLMQWGTEEQKKRFVPKIISGAEVWCQGYSEPNSGSDLASLQTRAVEDGDYFRINGQKIWTSQAQYADWAFVLCRTDPAAPKHRGISYILVDMKTPGITVRPLVQMSGATGFNEVFFDDVRTPKKLLVGEKNQGWQVAIATLMFERGVGGGGQPLIAVVDELAALATRIDRDGHPASKDASVRQKLAQFKCEAEALRYTNLRQLTRRLRGLPPRSEGSIMKLCATELNLRIEMFAMELLGPFSQMEFKAPLALDEGRWLYRMLSARGGTIAAGTNQIQHNIIGERVLGLPKG
- a CDS encoding enoyl-CoA hydratase-related protein: MPGDYSDYEFLRVEVVERVATLTINRADRLNAVNTPLHHELEQVWLDLAADNDVNAIVFTGAGRAFCAGGDIKGMAEGSFVGASGKIGRGRGRGPIAAANGRRLVENMLDVEQPIIGAINGDAIGLGATLALLSDITVVSEKARFADTHVKIGVVAGDGGAVIWPLLIGPHRAKEFLMRGNFINGAEAGRIGMVNYAVAPEQVMSKARELAQELADGPTWAIRGSKLAVNKWLKDQANLIMDAGLAYEMMTFKTADHEEAVKAFIEKRKPNFVRPKS
- a CDS encoding 3-oxoacyl-ACP reductase family protein, which gives rise to MASGITRFAGKVAIVTGAAQGIGRAIATRLADEGASVAIADIQEAAAAATAEELKAAGYVAMSVKLDVTSLESALATAERVAAEFGGIDVLVNNAGWDKVEPFLQSTPDTWDKVIAINFRGVIHCCKAVIPKLQARGGGKIVSTASDAGRVGSTGEAVYSGCKAGIIGFSKTLARELARYGINVNVICPGPTETALLHSAMEGQPKVLEAMKRGIPLRRLGQPEDLAGAVAFLASRDADYMTGQVLSVSGGLTMTG
- a CDS encoding class I SAM-dependent methyltransferase → MASTQKLDLEKAKHVAQTVVGDVATVVHGALCYIGDRTGLFKAMMNAGPLTAAALASKSGLSERYVREWLGAMAAAHYVEYEAGAETYLLTPEYAAALADDDSPFFVASYFQMAQAAVTVAPKVAEAFHNGKGVTQAEYPQSFFEAAERNSRTRYLHKLLRKWVPAMPQVVAALNSGGLAADVGCGGGRAAIMIAKAYPQARLAGYDVHAESIERARRNAAAEGVADRVTFEVGNGANLPAGAFDFVATFDVVHDAVDPAGLMAGIRRSLKADGTYLVQEVNVSEKVGENLRPMGKMIYSVSTLYCMTTSLAHGGAGIGTAMGEAKARELATGAGFSRFTRLPVNDDFAVLYELRP
- the gcvH gene encoding glycine cleavage system protein GcvH; this translates as MEAPPGLKYSKEHEWVSTGDTVVTVGITDHAQEQLGEIVSVELPAVGDKISKDDPFGVIESVKAVSDIFAPVSGTVLEVNEDLPESPEVVNEDPYGDGWLIKIRVSDPADFEDLLDSEEYEELIAQESEA
- a CDS encoding zinc-ribbon domain-containing protein — translated: MIINIQCTSCHTRYRIDDQVLPEATPTFKCSRCNHVFSLEPRQPEPAATDIIDEAPRRASRPQQHEQPAPPVPIGSIPQSSDEKPVADTPRVAAAEEEVSDLSADAAITASRSKPTMITSRKPAPSLPAKAVSTADLLNRSFPTKTAEAPSGENLAFDFRDEPAPSLPRQEPLGGTTGTAIEAARPAPKKIVRWEVGDDLATDNSPPAPRIGGFRIGTEPSSDIEEESLDTEDEPAADFVDEAEAPVYNRGVTHSSRFFLALFLLIAAGFAAVTLTIHGAPAAALDAAGRLPILGDHFAQPLAPARMVALRNVTASYQSSKDGRPALVIEGEGENVSTSSLHTIQITARIVTPRGVVQRDAYCGNNLTAEIGQMTAHEIEFFQRQPPLKDFTLESSEHSRFVIVFLDPPVSARNFELAVTGAQPLNPAEGASNGA